In the Mycobacteriales bacterium genome, one interval contains:
- a CDS encoding DNRLRE domain-containing protein encodes MNRIARRVAACLISGFAIALSGTVIGLGTASAAVADTATVGDAAEAWYASAPVATCSSPLGCPPVAPATASMFPANTLHVGAAAAQETERSYLQPDLSSLPPGATLLSATLTVPIDTASGAGNQNLTSASIVACLVTHPFTDGVAGSTKAPPAVDCAYRVSAVYHAKANTFTVDLAPFLSAWNAGTPALGVALLPAGSQSGAGTWQVSFDGRNLAKAPHAQTLLTFAPPAATPTTPAQSVPSAPSAQPPAVSAAPAPQTLPQPGPAPTLPSGISALAQTPGRSPLIASQAPTRSAAINVASGFQYPEVLLAPLALIAGLVFLIRLFTSDAAPRRVAS; translated from the coding sequence ATGAACCGGATCGCCCGTCGCGTGGCGGCATGCCTCATATCCGGCTTCGCCATCGCCCTATCCGGCACTGTCATCGGCCTCGGCACCGCCAGCGCGGCGGTCGCCGACACCGCGACCGTCGGCGACGCGGCCGAGGCCTGGTACGCCTCGGCCCCCGTCGCGACCTGCAGCTCACCCCTTGGTTGTCCGCCGGTCGCGCCGGCTACCGCGTCGATGTTCCCGGCGAACACCCTGCACGTGGGTGCCGCCGCCGCTCAGGAGACCGAGCGGAGCTACCTCCAGCCCGACCTGTCGAGCTTGCCGCCCGGCGCGACACTGCTGTCCGCAACGCTGACCGTGCCGATCGACACCGCGTCCGGGGCGGGCAACCAGAACCTGACCAGCGCGAGCATCGTGGCCTGCCTCGTGACGCACCCGTTCACCGACGGGGTCGCCGGATCCACCAAGGCGCCGCCGGCCGTGGACTGCGCCTACCGGGTGAGCGCCGTCTACCACGCGAAGGCGAACACGTTCACCGTCGACCTGGCGCCGTTTCTCAGCGCATGGAACGCAGGCACCCCGGCCCTGGGCGTCGCACTGCTGCCCGCCGGGTCCCAGTCCGGCGCCGGAACCTGGCAGGTGAGCTTCGACGGGCGCAACCTGGCGAAGGCGCCCCACGCGCAAACTCTCCTCACGTTCGCCCCACCCGCGGCGACGCCGACGACGCCGGCGCAGAGCGTGCCGAGTGCACCTTCGGCTCAACCTCCGGCGGTGTCGGCGGCACCAGCGCCCCAGACCCTGCCGCAGCCGGGCCCGGCGCCTACGTTGCCGTCCGGGATCAGCGCGCTGGCGCAGACGCCCGGGCGGAGCCCACTGATCGCCAGTCAGGCGCCGACCCGCTCCGCGGCGATCAACGTGGCCTCCGGGTTCCAGTACCCGGAGGTGCTCCTTGCCCCGCTGGCGCTGATCGCCGGATTGGTCTTCCTGATCCGCCTGTTCACATCCGACGCCGCCCCGCGCAGGGTGGCCTCATGA